From the Lathyrus oleraceus cultivar Zhongwan6 chromosome 4, CAAS_Psat_ZW6_1.0, whole genome shotgun sequence genome, one window contains:
- the LOC127075773 gene encoding transcription factor bHLH130, with protein sequence MSIVYSHAQNYSQVESSLVDTTIGFFNQETFRNHNHQYYSPSTSSEMETMFTNSQHVAVKQEENEPFSSHYNGYSSYASPLNPMIYQTQQNQGLPNDFDASFSAVSSFDSENYISETNIDSSTKNCFNLIRHKSSPPEFFSNYSLHNASMNFSSTQIIESDEHEAIQPDCITSKNIRKCYMPSFTTDCWDNSTFNVPKTSTINGEIIFSTSNALQTQELDFGYQKLGLSHHLSLPSSSTKMTRMDKFFHIQGSVPCKIRAKRGFATHPRSIAERERRIRISARIKKLQDLFPNSDKQSSTADMLDVAVDYIKDLRKQLKILSDTKAKCSCTSN encoded by the exons ATGAGTATTGTGTATAGTCATGCCCAAAACTATTCTCAAGTTGAGTCAAGCCTTGTTGATACAACCATTGGTTTTTTCAATCAAGAAACTTTCAGAAACCATAATCATCAATACTATTCTCCCTCCACAAGTTCAGAAATGGAAACAATGTTTACCAACTCTCAACATGTGGCAGTGAAACAAGAAGAAAATGAACCTTTTTCATCACACTACAATGGTTACTCTTCTTATGCATCACCTTTAAATCCGATGATTTACCAAACTCAGCAGAATCAAGGATTGCCTAATGACTTTGATGCTTCATTTAGTGCTGTGAGTTCTTTCGATTCGGAGAATTATATCTCCGAAACTAACATTGATTCTTCTACTAAGAATTGCTTCAATCTCATTAGGCACAAGAGTTCCCCTCCTGAGTTTTTCTCCAATTATTCACTTCATAATGCTTCTATGAATTTCTCATCTACACAAATTATTGAAAGTGATGAACATGAAGCTATTCAACCAGATTGTATTACAAGTAAAAACATTAGAAAATGTTACATGCCTAGCTTCACTACTGACTGTTGGGATAATTCTACATTCAATGTCCCAAAAACATCCACTATCAATGGTGAAATCATCTTTTCTACTTCAAATGCTTTGCAAACTCAG GAATTAGATTTTGGATACCAAAAACTTGGTTTGAGCCACCATTTGAGTCTGCCAAGCTCTTCTACAAAGATGACTAGGATGGACAAGTTTTTTCACATTCAAGGATCTGTTCCATGCAAAATTCGCGCCAAAAGAGGTTTTGCCACTCATCCAAGAAGCATTGCAGAGAGG GAAAGAAGAATAAGAATTAGTGCAAGAATCAAGAAATTGCAAGACCTTTTCCCAAATTCAGATAAG CAAAGTAGCACAGCTGATATGTTGGATGTAGCAGTTGATTACATTAAAGACCTTAGGAAACAACTTAAG ATATTATCAGACACTAAGGCAAAGTGCAGTTGTACAAGTAATTAG